GCTCTAGACCTGATTTGTAACATGAATGAGAGCCTTGGATAAGCTTTGGAGATTTTACTTCCTTGGAGCTCAAATGCTCTGGGAAGCAACTGCCATCTAGTGGCGAAATGAGGAAACATGCCTGGTAGATTGGGAAGAGAGGAAGCTCAATCTTGGATCCCTGGCTATGGAATTACTCTGAAAATCTGCATATTTTCCACTCTCACAAAATCCACGTAAGTTGAACAATAAGCTCCAAAGTAACCTCTGTCACAATTGTTTTCTGACAGGAGGAGGCATTTTCTTTGACATCTACTTGGCATTTTAACGTTTccatatttaatcttcacagcaactctGCAAATTGGCCgtttttattatcctcattttgaaTAGGAAGATAAGTAAAGATTGAATGACTTTTTCAATGTATTAGATCTGTTAAATGACAGAGTTTGCATTTACCCTGGTTTGTGTGAGGACAAACTTGAGTTACATTGTCCACCTGTAGGCAGCTCTGAGCACTTAGTAAAGGAACTAGATCTTAATTGGATGCCAACAAGTCCAATTAACTTATTGTGAAACCAGGTCCACAATTCTCATTATGAAGGAAATGCTCAGAACTAGGCTTAATAGGGAGAAATCACCACAGGTAAATGTCACTTCAGCATAAAGAACTTTCTAGTAATTAGACTTGTCTGCAGTGGAACAGGATGCCTTAGCGAGCAGACATGGATGGGGTCACTAGTGGGCACTGGCAGGACATTGCTGTGTTTTTCTGGCCCAGGCTGAGTCTTATAAACATTTGCATTTGAGTGCTTTGTCTTGGAGTTCTTTCCAGTTTGTCACAGTCTCAGCCATTTCCTAAATACTACACATGACCCAATTCACACATCTACCTTACCTGACTGGCCCACTAGGCATTTGGATTGTTGACCGCTGAGTAAATTAGAGGTGTTTTAAGGGATGTCCTATCATATATTTGAGGGGCTTAACAACGTTTTAaaactaacaatttttttttcagaagaaggGTTAATAAAACGAACTTAGTCCTGTTAccataaatattttcttgtacaaaatagataaaaatatacggaagaaaaaagaaaataacaattattGACATTTGTTGAGTGCATACTATCAGTGACCATAAACTCTGATTTTCCCATTTTTGTCCTGTCAGTGCCTGTTGTCACTGTAGAATTATTAATACGGCCCCTTTTCACTTTTCAAAGTGTCTCTTACCCCAATCTCTCTCCTGCCCAGGGGCAGCCTCTGTTATTAATTTCTTGactatcacttaggaaatttctATGACTATGTAAgcatttatatatgcatatatggcccttccaaaagaaaaaataaataggagCACACCATTTTAATACATCACTCTTAGCCTTGCTTTTATCTCACTTAGTGtgtcttaaagattttttttttttttttgcggtacgcgggtctcacTGTTGCgggctctcctgttgcagagcacaggctccggacgtgcaagcccagcggccatggctcacgggcccagccgctccgtggcacgtggcaCGGACctggacacgaacccgtgtcccctgcatcggcaggcggactctcaaccactgtaccaccagggaagccctaaagactTGTTTTGcaacacataaataaaatgttaaatgttaaatttaacatgaatatttgttttttaaaccttttatttaaaaatgattatagaTTCATAAACTAAATATAGACTATAGTTTCACTCTGTACTATAGAGAGAAAGAGGACCATGAACGTTTCACTCAGTTTCCCCCAGTGGTTACATCTTACAcaattatagtacaatatcaaagcgAGGAAATTGACATTGTCGCAATGTTTGTATATTGTTCTATGTCATTTTGTCACATGACTCATTTAGCAACCAGTGCCGTCAAGATAGGGAACTGGTCCATCATCACgaagatctccctgtgctactcTCTTGTAGCTGCCCCCTTCGCCCAACCTCTCACCATCCCataaccctggcaaccactagtatgatttccatctctataattttgtcatttggaGAATATTATGTACATCAAGGGTCTCCAACCCCCAGGCCGCAGACTGATActggtctgcagcctgttagaaaccgggccacacagctggaggtgagcggcgggcaagtgaagcttcatgtgtcgctccccatcgctccccatcgctccccgtcgctccccatcactccccatcactccccaccgctccccaccactccccatcgctccgaatcgctccccaccactccccatcgctccccacctctcccaaccgctccccaccgctccccatcgctccgaatcgctccccatcgctccgaatcgctccccaccgctccccatcgatccccatcgctccccatcgctgcccatcgctccccatccctcgcattactgcctgaaccatcccacCACACCCTCAACCCCTGGCTGTGGAAAaagttgtcttccacgaaaccggtccctggtgccaaaaatgttggggactgcTGATGTACATGGCATCTTATAGTGTGTGGCATTGAGATTCACTTTTCTTTAGTTAGCGTAATGTatttttgagatccatccaaaTTGTTGTGTattaatagttcattccttttaattgctgagttAATTAATTCCTGCTAATTTCATAATATGGGTATACTacagtttgtttagccattcacctattgaggaacattttgtttgtttcagtttctggctgttacaaataaagctgctctagcactcatatgtagaatctaaaacaaaagaaaacaaaaaaactgagctcatagatacagaaaacagatgagTTGTTGCCAGAGGCAAGGGAGTGGGGAGTGGATGAAAggagtgaagggggtcaaaaggtacaaactttcagttataaaatacgTCCTAGGGATGTAACGTATAGCATGGTGACTCTAGCTAATGaaactatattgtatatttgaaagttgataAGAGAGTAGGTATTAAAAGttatcatcacaagaaaaaaaatgtatccatgTATGGTGAAAGGTGTTAACTAGACATATTGTGGagatcattttgcaacatatgCCAATATCAAAcaattatgttgtacatctgaaactgatctgatgttatatgtcaattatacttcaattaaattgtttttaaagctgCTATAACGATCATTTCCtggttttgtgtgaacataggtATTTGTTTCTTTggtgtaaataccaaggagtgaaaTGGTTGGGTTGTATAAATGTATGtttcattaatttaacaaaactgCCAAACTGATTTCCCaagtgtaccattttacattctcgcTAGCAATATATGAGAGATCAGATTCTCCATtatgccagcatttgttattgtcactatttttcattttagctgtcCTAATagatgtagtgatatctcattatggtctttaaaaaattttttaaacctctttgttggagtataattgtttacaatgttgtgttattttctgctgtataacaaagtgaatcagctatatgtatacatgtatccccgtATCCCGTCccgcttgcgtctccctccatccctccttatcccactcctctaggtggtcacaaaacactgagctgatctccctgtgctatgtggctgcttcccactaactattatacatttggtagtgtatatatttcgatgccactctctcacttcgtcctagcttacccttccccctccctgtgtcctcaagtccattctctacttcggcttctttattcctgtcctgaacCTATGtacatcagaacctttttttttttttttttaagatgccatttttatgtgttagcatacggtatttgtttttctctttctgacttacttcactatgtatgacagtctccaggtccatccacctcactacagataactcaatttcatttctttttatggctgagtaatatttcattgtacatatgtgtcacatcttctttatccattcatctgtctatcgacacttagattgtttccatgtcctggctattgtaaatagtgctgcaatggttattgtggtacgtgactcttttttttttttttgtcaatctttaccaatttattttatacaaaacAGTAGCAATGTAGAATATGGGAATTATCTTCCGCTGCCACACATGCAAGTTGTGAACATTCCAAGCCAATGTATACAGTTTGGAGGGGAAGGCTAAACAATAGCATCAACCATGCTACTGAACATAGGAACTTTTTTAtctaaaaagactaaaaattagATAGCAACGTCTTAATATTGCTCTCAtcattgaagatggaagaaacataaaaagtgactttttttaagattaaaaaaaggaaaaggagaaaccaAGAGGCTGCTACAGCACTGCCTTACAGTCAAACCATCATATTTCAATATTTGCATACttgatagcagcattatttttacTGAACCGTGTGCACCTACATTTACAAATATATCAAAGCAAAATATTGTGGCAGTCATCCATCaagatgcaaaagaaagaaagcaaacaaacaaaaaactctagGATGAACATATTATATGTAGATGAACATTTATGGAGACTGAATCAATATCTACATTCTTGGACTGTTCCATTCTGCCACAATAAAAGCCTCAACTCAAATTGTCAACTGTGCATTTTTTGGAGGATTTGAGTTTTTCCAGTTCTTATTATACTGCATGCTTGGAACAAAGCGGGTCATAATAAATCCTTCTACACAATGAACTTCAAGTAGacagttgaaaataattttactacTTGTAAACACAcacaacaagaaaaagacaagattctttttatttttaaagaatcggTGCTTCCAAAAGCACATTATCTTCTATATCGACCTCTCTCCCCTCGGTCTCTGTCCCGATCACATAATCGCTCTCTTTCTCGTTCTCTATCACGTCCTCTATCTCGTTCTCTGTCTCTTCTGTTATCTCTAGGGCGATCTCGCTCTCGCTCCCGATCTCTTTCACGAGGTCTACTTCTCCGACCGGTGACAACAGCTTGTGTTCGACGAAGGAAATCATCCACCCTCATATCATAATCATGTAGTCGTTTATCTCTGTATCTTGCTTCATGTGGTACTGGGTGATGTCCTGAGTAGGGGGGATGAGCTTGAGGAGGTGGAGCATGGTGCTGATGGTGTGGAGGTTGTTCCATTCCAGGATAAGGAGTCATTCCTCGCCGAGGTGCTGGTGGTCCCAGGTTATGAAATTCCCTCAAATAATCATTGTAGGACCCATTTAAAAACACATCTCGGGGAACTCCTGAAAACCGTCTATCTACTTCCTGGTATCGTGGATCCTTTAAATACCCTGGTGTCTGATGAAACTCAGGGGCATAGTCAatccttgctttctttctgctGTTATGAATATCATAATCTGGTCGACGCCTTCCCACATCCCGGACTGGTTCTCGACGGGATGGACGATCTCTTGACCGGGGCTGAGAATGCATTCTTCTCTTGTGAGGCATTTTATGAACGACCTGATGCAAGTCAATACTTTCATCAGGGGGAAATAGAAGACAAAGCTGGTTTCCACATTCAAGTTCAATTTCCTGTCCATCACGTGCGATGTTTACTGGCTTATGTCCATTCCAAGGATTGGTGAGATGAGCCGACTTAGTGAAGGGTAATTCACGCCTGCAAATCTAGTCAATTTTAAAGACACCTCCCAGCATTTTAGCGTTCATTCCTGCTGGAAGTACCCAATGTATAGGAGATCCTCCATGGTGTGATTCTGAAGAGAGTCTTGCAAATCCTTGAAATTTTCCACTGTCTCTCACAGAAAATATTAAGAGAACACTCCTTGCAGATCTGAATGCAGCATTTAATTTCTTCTCATTTACTGGCAGTGTAGACCATACACCCTTAGCTTTGGCAAGGGACACATTCTCATGGCTGTTACTCTCTATGAGAAAAAATCTCGCATCCTGTAGGACATATTTGAGTTTACTGGTTTGATCTTTTCGGACAACATGAACGGCAGATTGTAATTTCGCGTGCTTCTTTTCTGAACCTGCATATGACTCTGATGCAGAGCTTCCACTTGTATCAAAAACAATAGGAGATACGCCTCtagctctcttcctttccttctttttctcctctgatccATCTGTTCCTGTACCAGATCTGACAGGCCCATCCGTGAAGGAAAGAGAGTCGATAGCCTCCCTTCGGGTGTCATAAtcatttccctcttccttctgGTCTCTCTCATCCTGTTCatattcttcttcctcctcctcctcttcctcctcctcctcctcttcctctttttcttcctcctcctcctcctcctcttcctcttcttcttcctcctcttcctcctctccatcGTCATCCACCTCTTCATCTTCCTCCACATCTTGCACCCCTTCCTCCTCATTCTCAGTGTTGTTGCCTTGCTCATCCGAAGAACCACTGCTGCCAGTCTCATGGTCAGAGGCATGTTCTTCAGAGTTCACTTCCTCCTTAGAAGACTGGCTGGATCTGCTTGCACGTCTGTCCACTTCAAGCCCAATTCTCTTAGAACCATCTGGTGTAGGGGATTTGACCCTCCTTTCAGGATCCCTTTTCCGCAGACATGTTTTCTCAGGTTGACTCTTATAAGGTTCTCTGGAGGCACTACTTGAGAAACGAGTCTTCCGATCAGCTTCTAGACGTTTGTATCTTTCAGATCTTTGATAGTCCTCATTTTTATACTCTGTGACTGGCTTTCCTTCTGTACTAACCATTCTTTTGTTATTGCTGACTGATGAGCTCAGTGGCTTAGAAATCAATTGTCTTGAAAGAACAGAAGGCTTTTGTTGCTTTGTGTCAGTAGATTCCATTTggtccctttttctttttgaacccttttcctcatttttatcttGTTCACGCTCTGGATTATAGAGTTCATCATCCTGTTCTGGTATTTCAGACACAATAGCATCTAGAACAGTAAGTTCTATATCTTTCTCCTCTCGGCTGACGGCCTCCATTGCTCCCCGCTTGTTTCCgctgcggccgccgccgccgccgccgctgcttcGACGTGCCTCGGGCGGGCGCCGCAGCCGCGGCAGCAGAAGCACAGGTGCGTCCGTCAGTCCGTCCGCTGGGTTTGCGCGCTTCGCACGTTAGCCTCTAGCACTAACCCTCCCGACTCACCCTtgctcctcccttcttccctttctcccttttccGCTTTCCTCCTTTCACTCCGGCCTCCCCCACCCTAGGCCCAGCCTTCCCGTTGGGGCTTAGGGACGGGAGGTGGtaatggggagggaagggaaaccATGGAGGCAGCGGGCAGCGGTATAATGGAGCTGTGTGAAACGATCCCCCTCCCAAAATGCCCTGCGCTACTTACGCTTCGTTCCTCCCTGGGAACGTCACAGTGCCACGtgacgctttttgaattatggttttctcaaggtatatgtccagtagtgggattgctgggtcatatcgtagttgaatttttagtttcttaaggaactccatactgttctccatagtggctgtatcagtttacattcccaccaagagagcaagagggttcccttttctccacaccctctccagcattaattgtttgtaggtGTTTTGATgctggtcattctgaccggtgtgaggtcgtacctcattgtagtgttgatttgcatttctcttatggttagtgatgttgagcatgctttcatgtgtttgttggctgtctgtatatctttggagaaatgtctatttaggccttctgcccattttttcattgggtcgtttgtttttttgattttgattttggagattaatcctttgtcagttgctacatttgtaaatattttctcccattctgagggttgtctttccatcttgtttatggtttcctttgctctgcaaaagcttttaagtttcatgaggtcccatttgtttatttttgtttttatttacatgcctctaggaggagggtcaaaaaggatcttgctgtgatttatgtcatagagtgttctgcctgtgttttcctctaagagtttgaaagtgtgtggccttacatttaggtctttaatccattttgagtttatttttgtgtatggtgttagggagtgttctaatttcattcttttacatgtagctgtccagttttcccagcaccacttattgacgaAGCTCtcgtttctccactgtatattcttgcctcctttatcaaagataaggtgaccagatgtgcgtgggtttatctctgggctttctatcctgttccattgatctatatttctgtttttgtgcgacTACCATCCtgccttgatgactgtagctttgtagtacagcctgaagtccaggagcctgattcctccagctccatttttcattctcaagcctgctttggctattcggggtcttatgtgtttccatacaaattgtgaattgttttgttctagttctgtgaaaaatgccattggtagtatgataaggattacattgaatctgtagattgctttgggtagtatagtcattttcacaatgttgattcttccaattcacaaacatggcatatctctccatctgtttgtttcatctttaatttctttcatcagtgtcttatagttttctgcatacaggtcttttgtctccttaggtaggtttattcttaggtattttagtgtttttgttgcaatggtaaatgagattgttcccctaatttctctttctgatcttctgttgttagtgtataggaatgcaagagatttctgtgcattaattttgtagcctgctactttaccagattcattgattagctctagtagttttctggtaccttcttgaggattctctaggtatagaatcatgtcatctgcaaaccctGACacttttactacttcttttctgatttgtattgcttttatttctttttcatctctgattgctgtggctaaaacttccaaaactatgttgaataatagtggtgagactgggcaaccttgtcgtgttcctgatcttagtggaaattgtttcagttttcaccattgagaaagatgttggctgtgggtttgtcatatgtggcctgtGTTATGttgagttccctctatgcctactttctggagggttttctcataaatgggtgttgaatttaatcaaaagctttttctgcatttattgagatgatcatatggtttttctccttcagttagttaatatggtgtatcacatggattgatttgcatatattgaagaacacttgcattcctgggataaaccccacttgatcatggtgtatgatccttttaatgtgctcttggattctgtttgctagaagtttcttgaggatttctgcatctatgttcatcagggatattggcctgtagttttctttttttgtggcatctttgtctggttttggtatcaggatgatggtggccttgtagaatgagtttgggagtgttcttccctctgctatattttggaagagtttgagaaggctaggtgttagctcttttctgaatgtttgatagaatttgcctgtgaagccatctggtcctgagcttttgtttgttggaagatttttaatcacagtttcaatttcaatgcttgtgattggccagtttatattttctatttcatcctggttcagtctcggaaggttgtacttttctcagaatttgtccatttcttccaggttttccattgtattggcatatagttgcttgtagtaatctctcatgatcctttgcatttctgcagtgtcagttgttacttctcctatttcatttctaattctatggatttgagtcttctccctttttttttcttgatgagtctgggtagtggtttatcaatttttttttatcttctaaaagaaccagcttttacttgtgttgatctttgctatcgtttccttcatttctttctcatttattcctgctctgatctttatgatttcttcagCTAACTTTGGGTTATCTTTGTTCtacttcctctaattgctttaagtgtaaggttaggttgtttatttgaaatgtttcttgtttcttgagggagGATTGTACTACTATAGCCTTCACtcctagaaatgcttttgctgcatcccgtaggttttggttggtcgtgttttcattgtcatttggttctaggtattttttgatttcctctttgatttcttcagtgatctcttggttattaagtagtgtattgtttagcctccatgtgtttgtatttttgacaggctttttcctgtaatggatatctagttttctagtgttgtggtcggaaaagacacttgatacgatttcaattctctttaatttaccaggcttgatttgtgacccaagatatgctctatcctggagaatgttccatgagcacttgagaagaaagtgtatactgctgtttttgggtggaatgtccaataaatatcatttaagtccatcttgtttaatgtgtcatttcttttttcacaaacacacacactttattttattttttcaagagataaataaactacaccaagcattgtaaatggatgaacaCAAAAAATACGACAATGAGTGCAaataccaaacatgaaacacactcatactgtgTCATagtattgacattcagtccagtaatcttACACTGTAatagctcctttactttgcagtgaaaattgatttgtatatgctgtgcctctgagtcctcatgggagttttttttttactcaaagaGAAAGTCACAAATATTATAATCATCCCCAtaagttcactcagtcccatgtaattaatttttttaatcttgatcttttgttagcacttttatgaattcatcagttttccattagagctctgaaaatgcttattcattcagttcagcagtatagtcagttaccagaaacctgtacttctCAGAGTCTTTCCCATGAATTCCTTGAGGAcgaatgtgtcatttaaggcttgtgtttccttatttattttcagtttggatgatctgtccattggtgaatgtgaggtgttaaagtcccctattatgattttgttactgtcgatttccccttttatggctgttagcatttgccttatatattgaggtgcttctgtactggatgcataaatatttacaattgttatatcttcttcttggattgatcccttgatcattatgtagtgtccttctttgtctcctgtaatagtgtttgttttaaagtctattttatctgatatgagaatagctactccagctttcttttcatttccatttgcatggaatatctttttccatcctctcactttcagtctgtatgtgtccctaggtctgaaatgggcctcttgtagacagtacatgtacaggtcttgtttttgtatcctttcagcctgtctatgtcttttggttggagcacttaatccatttaaatttaaggtaatcattgatatgtatgttcctattaccattttctccattgttttgagattgttattgtaggcctttcccttgtcttgtgtttcctgccaagagaagttcttttagcatttgttgtaatgctggtttggtggtgctgaattctcttagcctattgcttgtctgtaaaggttttaatttctctgtcgaatctgaaggagatccttgctgggtagcgtagtcttggttgtagcttttcccctttcatcactctaaatatgtcctgacactgACTTCTCACTTGCAGaacttctgctgaaagataagctgttaaccttatggggattcccttgtatgttatttgttgtttttcccttgctgcttgtaatatattttctttgtatttaagttttgatagtttgaataatatgtgtcttgccatgtttctccttggatttatcctgtatgggactctctacccTTCGTGGACTTGATTAATCATTTCCTTTCCATAGTAGGGaggttttccactataatctcttcaaatattttctcagtctctttctttttctgctcttcttCTGTTATTCCTATAATTCGAAATTGGTGtctttaatgttgttccagatgtctttgagtctgtcctcaattcttttcattcttttttctttattctgctctgcagtatttatttccactagttaatcttccaggtcacttatctgttcttatgCCTgcgttattctgctactgatttcttctagagaatttttaatttcatttattgtgttgttcatcattgtttgtttactctttagttcttctaggtcctt
This region of Mesoplodon densirostris isolate mMesDen1 chromosome 7, mMesDen1 primary haplotype, whole genome shotgun sequence genomic DNA includes:
- the LOC132493680 gene encoding LOW QUALITY PROTEIN: YTH domain-containing protein 1-like (The sequence of the model RefSeq protein was modified relative to this genomic sequence to represent the inferred CDS: substituted 1 base at 1 genomic stop codon); protein product: MEAVSREEKDIELTVLDAIVSEIPEQDDELYNPEREQDKNEEKGSKRKRDQMESTDTKQQKPSVLSRQLISKPLSSSVSNNKRMVSTEGKPVTEYKNEDYQRSERYKRLEADRKTRFSSSASREPYKSQPEKTCLRKRDPERRVKSPTPDGSKRIGLEVDRRASRSSQSSKEEVNSEEHASDHETGSSGSSDEQGNNTENEEEGVQDVEEDEEVDDDGEEEEEEEEEEEEEEEEEEKEEEEEEEEEEEEEEEYEQDERDQKEEGNDYDTRREAIDSLSFTDGPVRSGTGTDGSEEKKKERKRARGVSPIVFDTSGSSASESYADQTSKLKYVLQDARFFLIESNSHENVSLAKAKGVWSTLPVNEKKLNAAFRSARSVLLIFSVRDSGKFQGFARLSSESHHGGSPIHWVLPAGMNAKMLGGVFKIDXICRRELPFTKSAHLTNPWNGHKPVNIARDGQEIELECGNQLCLLFPPDESIDLHQVVHKMPHKRRMHSQPRSRDRPSRREPVRDVGRRRPDYDIHNSRKKARIDYAPEFHQTPGYLKDPRYQEVDRRFSGVPRDVFLNGSYNDYLREFHNLGPPAPRRGMTPYPGMEQPPHHQHHAPPPQAHPPYSGHHPVPHEARYRDKRLHDYDMRVDDFLRRTQAVVTGRRSRPRERDRERERDRPRDNRRDRERDRGRDRERERERLCDRDRDRGERGRYRR